A section of the Spirosoma pollinicola genome encodes:
- a CDS encoding M13-type metalloendopeptidase, which translates to MLPHRWALCSVLTALFFAFAPHWARAQAPSTGPHFVGPLAVDSAYAPGDNFYQYANGRWGKRTAIPPEGYISALTELITQNDALLNDLLSKVIVGQYNHTQAGRLLYAFYTSGVDSLLSPQKSRSSLQQHLKLIQRLRTKTDLQHYLADQLELPTNRLMGLYAVDDVDTTRIVQAVLGRAGLIRPLKYYQPSSMSQPAVQEEYLHFLATLWTYLGYNPTTAQQNAARVLAVEKQLAAYSDSTTSTRRLRYDQLVALFPNLPWRRIYRRFTIPPELPISVEHPRYYAGLNKLLAVIPLPDWKLKVEADFVLYNMPYLGPQMARTHYNYVQKALWGSQMPYNPQRQVMDLLTDYYDPYSLADILGDLYARHSVSQTDKARLYRMANRIRDVFTARLKAVDWLAPQTKQMAIEKMRSLSIKIGYPDTVASMRLAFTTDNYLANYHQLFGLKRRKYLQAIGKAKDRTAWRRPPWSIASSYEPAYNGFIIAAGSLKPPFYFPEGDDALNYGAIGTLIGHELSHALDNLGKNYDVYGVKRTWWTVADSIKFTQKISPLITQYNSYKVLDNIPLNGANTVGETMADLTGILASYEAFQQTDQYQAGKPLEGLTPSQRFILAFAQQWRASYSDKALKENVQSDVHPPEYIRVNGTLSNFPAFYESFPVESGNQLYRSDFSRIKVW; encoded by the coding sequence ATGCTTCCTCATCGATGGGCGCTTTGCAGCGTATTAACCGCTTTATTTTTTGCCTTTGCCCCGCATTGGGCTAGGGCACAGGCTCCTTCGACAGGGCCTCATTTCGTGGGGCCCTTGGCCGTCGATTCTGCGTATGCGCCTGGAGATAATTTTTATCAGTACGCCAATGGACGATGGGGTAAGCGTACGGCGATTCCACCCGAGGGCTACATCTCAGCGCTGACCGAATTGATTACCCAGAATGACGCCTTGTTGAACGACTTGCTCAGCAAGGTGATCGTTGGTCAGTACAACCACACGCAAGCGGGTCGATTGCTCTATGCTTTTTATACCAGCGGTGTAGATTCCTTGCTCAGTCCCCAAAAAAGCAGAAGCTCGTTACAACAGCACTTAAAGCTCATTCAGCGATTGCGTACCAAAACCGACTTACAACACTACCTGGCCGACCAACTCGAACTGCCAACCAATCGATTGATGGGTCTCTACGCCGTTGATGATGTGGACACCACTCGAATCGTGCAAGCGGTGTTGGGCCGGGCCGGGCTGATTAGACCCCTAAAATACTATCAGCCCTCTTCGATGAGTCAGCCAGCAGTACAAGAGGAGTATTTGCATTTTTTGGCGACCCTTTGGACTTACTTAGGATACAACCCGACCACCGCACAACAGAACGCAGCCCGTGTACTAGCCGTTGAAAAACAGCTGGCGGCCTACAGTGATTCGACTACATCGACTCGTCGGCTCCGCTACGATCAGTTAGTAGCCTTATTTCCTAATCTGCCCTGGCGACGAATTTATAGACGGTTTACTATCCCGCCGGAGCTACCCATCTCGGTGGAGCACCCCCGCTACTACGCTGGTTTAAACAAGCTGCTAGCGGTTATACCCTTGCCGGATTGGAAACTTAAGGTAGAGGCCGATTTTGTGCTTTATAACATGCCTTATCTAGGCCCTCAGATGGCCCGAACCCACTACAATTATGTTCAGAAAGCGTTATGGGGAAGTCAGATGCCGTATAATCCCCAGCGCCAAGTGATGGATCTGTTGACGGATTATTACGACCCTTATAGTTTAGCCGATATACTCGGTGATTTATATGCCCGCCATTCGGTGAGTCAAACCGATAAAGCCAGGCTCTATCGAATGGCTAATCGGATCAGAGATGTCTTCACGGCTCGATTGAAGGCCGTGGATTGGCTGGCTCCCCAGACCAAACAAATGGCCATCGAGAAGATGCGTAGCCTCTCGATTAAGATTGGCTACCCTGACACGGTGGCATCCATGCGTCTGGCTTTCACGACGGATAACTATCTAGCCAATTATCATCAACTCTTTGGGTTGAAAAGGCGGAAGTACTTGCAGGCGATTGGTAAAGCGAAAGACCGAACCGCTTGGCGCCGTCCCCCCTGGAGCATCGCCAGTTCCTACGAGCCAGCCTATAATGGGTTTATCATTGCGGCCGGCAGTTTGAAACCTCCTTTTTATTTCCCGGAGGGAGACGATGCCCTTAATTACGGGGCCATTGGTACGCTCATTGGCCACGAACTGTCCCACGCCTTGGACAACTTAGGCAAAAACTACGATGTGTATGGTGTTAAACGAACGTGGTGGACGGTAGCGGACTCGATTAAATTTACTCAGAAAATTAGCCCCCTCATCACTCAGTACAATAGCTACAAGGTGTTGGATAATATCCCACTCAACGGCGCTAACACCGTGGGGGAGACTATGGCTGACTTGACGGGTATTCTGGCTAGCTATGAAGCCTTTCAGCAAACGGATCAATACCAGGCGGGTAAGCCACTGGAGGGGCTAACCCCTAGTCAACGATTTATCTTAGCGTTTGCTCAGCAATGGCGGGCTAGCTATTCTGATAAAGCCTTGAAGGAAAACGTTCAAAGCGACGTTCATCCACCGGAATACATTCGGGTGAATGGTACTTTGAGCAATTTCCCTGCCTTTTATGAAAGTTTTCCCGTTGAGTCTGGCAACCAACTCTACCGCAGCGATTTCTCAAGGATCAAAGTATGGTGA